The sequence CCCTGTCACGGTTTGAGAACATTAACATGAATAGTCTAATATCAAAATTAGAATCAAGGTTGTCAGATGTTTTCTGCGGTTATAACTGCCCCAAAACGTAAATGTCACAAGTCAAAGTTATTTTGGGTTACAGAAATGCAGGGTGTGGGTTTTTATAGTAAACCTTTATACTTTAAATTGGAGCTAGCAATTTGTTCCAAGCCCCACGTAGTAGCAAAATGCTTCTAGATGCAAGTTTTGCTCTTCTGACCAGTTTTGTGCAATAACCACTTTTTCAATGGTGACAGGCTGGCTTTTTGCAAGGGAGCCCACCTCAGATATCTTAGCTTCTTAAATACAGAGCTTCAAGGCACATTCTTTCAAGTCTACATACAATGTAAAATGCCACAACCAATTATAAGTTTTGAAACTGCAGGTATCCCAATTtgctcaatttcagtgcttgctcTTGTCAGGCTCAGCATTCTCCCCAATCCCTGAAAATATCCAGAACATCAAACGGGCAAAAAAGAGGCGCACAGCAGAGACAGCTGGGATTCAAAACATTCGCAGCAACTGAAAATTTAAGATCCATGAGGTATTTGGTGCACTAGTGACCAAAGGTCAACGAATGCAGCTTTCACCAGCCAGTTTCATCTCATTTGCCATAGTCTAGTTTCTGGACAGTCCCTTTGAACAAATACCACACTGCTTTCCATCACTGATGTCAGCAGTGAAATTTTCACACCACTATTTTAGCCTAAGCTCCCTACTTACAGATTAAGATACACCAAGATTGAATATTCTGCTAGTTCAGtagtcttcaaaaaaaaaaaagccaggtttTATCAGTTGAAAGGAATAGGTGGAATGTTGAGAAATTTTGATTCTCAAGCTTTTATAAACAGATCAAAATGTCAAGTTCTAATGGAAGccatatgcattttaattttactgactGTTGAACAGCTGTTAGCTATCTGACCCATTCCTTAAATAGTGAAATCACTCTTCAGCTAATCTGAACAAGACATGGATAAACAGTCAAGACTTACTTGAATTGAGAAACAGTTCCATCAATCAAGGTTAGAGGGATGATAAACTTAAGTTCCCAAGTGTCTCTAAGTATTTGTTTGGGGGTTTAAATACAGACTGTAGCCGCAAAAGGACCCACAGAACTAGGTAAGATCAGCAGTGTTTACACCTGTAAATCTGGTAGTCTGTATAACTGGCCTTCGGCCTCTTTGAAGCATGTTTTTTGCTAGgcatcattttccctcctgaTTTCAGTGGACTGGCCCAAACTTACATTTTTTGCTACTCCCAACATAAAAGCAGTCTTACCTTCCTTACCTATAGAAAATACTGTTATTCCTGAAATCATCCCTATCAGTTGAGAATTAAAAGTGAAATCTGGTTCCGACAGGCTCTCAGCATCTCATTTGTCCTTTTCCTATTAAAACCTTATTTACTTTTCGTAGCTAACAACCGGCCATGATGAAATCGTCACAGGGAAATAGAACTATTGCGTGTAATCTTCAAGCAACGTGTGCTCAGTATGATTTGGGTATCTGGGTTCCATTTCTAGGCTGGCTCCAGTTCAGCACTGACCTTTAGAATACAGGAGCAGTTAAGAAGTCAGCCCAGCTGCCAGAACAACAAAGTGAACAAAGTCATCCTATGGAGTACATATTAGtgcttaataatttaaatatttttcacttaaataGTTTAGTTGCAGTAATAGCAGAGCAGCATTAGAATCATTgggtagggggacttccctggtggcgcagtggttgagagtccgcctgccgatgcaggggacacgggttcgtgccccggtccgggaagatcccacatgctgcggagcggctggggccgtgagccatggccgctgagcctgcgcgtctggagcctccggagcctgtgctccgcaacgggagaggctgcaacagtgagaggcccgcgtaccgccaaaaaaaaaaaaatcattgggtATACCACCTGAGAATATTTGTTCCGAACTTTAGactgatttaaaatataactaaGCCACAATGTACACACGCACTTTGGGTATACTGAGATTAGTGATGTTTTCTACCTTCTGCAAAGGCACCACATATCCATACGTTTGAACTAGTAATTGTCATTACTAAGGAACCAAGACACGATTCTTTTAAAGCCTCCCTTAATTGCCTCagtacttttaaatattaaaaatcacttCAGACCAACTTTAACATACTCATGCACTTAATCGCAATACTGAAAACCACACAGAAGATCCAATTTCAAAAGcttttaccaaagaggaaaacaCTCCAGGTATGGGAGCCATCCCCCAAGATGGCTCCCAATATCGTGCTTTTTGGTCGTCATGTGAGTAAAaccctcccctcccacactgTGATCACACGATAACTTACAAAAACAGTGGTTGTATTTTGAAGATTCTTTTGTTGCTTCACTATGGGTAAAGGAAATAGCCAGTACCAACCTTCAGTCCTGTCAGCAGGCCATTTTGGATTCAAATATTCCAGCCCAAGTCATGTTTTCCCTGACTTACACACAACCCTAAGTTTCAGCTAGAAATCGCACAGCTAAGCTGTTTCCAAACTGCTGACCTACAAAAACAGTGAGGTGAAAATTTTAAGTTctctaaaatatttccttttagaaCAAAACCGTCCTTAAATctcaatttctaaaagaaaattagCAGCTCAACACAcacaacatatacacacacaaaatactcAACATTACCTATTGCATGTTTCAATAAACTATGTCATTTCGCCCCGTCAATACGTAATACAGATGTCTTCCCCTATTTGTGCTAGTGTTAAATGCTGGGTATTTTAGGGTTGTATTATACCAACTTGATTTATCTTCAGAAGTTAACTTCTTTGAAGAGCTAGACATTTTTAAGacattaagaattattttttcctagtaAATCCACAGCCAAATGTAAACAAATTTATAGCTGACAATGGACGCAAAGCTCATCTTCCGTTAGCCATCATTAGTTTGACTTACCTGTGAGATACCTCATATCAAAACCAAAAGAGATAGTTAGAACAAGTCAACTTTACTTTGTCCCCTactatttttctggtttttcatCATTTCAGGTGAACATCCAAGTAAGAAACTCACTGCTTGCTATTAAATTTTATCCACCATGTTTAACCCTTCAAGACAACCACCTGATACTAAGTGTATAACGAAACAGAGCTAATTCACATTTGAGAGAAACTAATGACAGATTTTGTCTCAGTGCCTTTTGCATAGCCACTTAAACTTGGTTGGACCACTTTAGCTGGTTAGAATCTGTAATGACTTTTAAAACACCACCAGCAATGTTAAACATACAAGGCAAAGCCAGAAATCTGTAGCATTATTCAAACGCTGAATATACAGTGTATAAAGAATGGCATTTTATTAGGGACAGCCAATAATGTCCACAGTGCTTTTCTCGTTTGTCTATCCATATTGAAAGGAAAATGGCAATATGCATTGCTTTGTGAAACTGCTTTAGAAATCTAGTGGATGGCAATCCTTTAGACAACTTAATGTTCATAGAACAAGATTCACATTTTATGTGTAAACATTACACCAAGTATTTGAAtacaaaagtatttattttaataaactttatatttaaaatagaattttaatctGTCTACTCACAAAACCTAATTCAAAACACGATACATTTCTCTCTCTAGCTGAACTGATGTTACTCTGTTACAAACAATACTCAATTTGTAATTGTTTTATATTAAGAACCTGTACTAAATGAAGTCTGTTATTTTATCAGAAAACATTTCCCTTTAATCTTAAagagtgctttttaaaatgaaggcaCCAACAAGAACTACTTTCAGATGGTACagaatttcttatttcttgaagaTTCTGTGGTTGACCACTTCTTCATTAGTTACCTGCAGCAAGACACCTTcctgccaaaggaaaaaaaaagtatctgaagAAGTTTATCATGTTTGTCCAAAGAACCTAAATAATTTCAGTGGTGGTCTTAGGATCAAAGAAGACTCACAGGTGCATACAGTAGAATATGCCCTGATTATCACATTCCTGAAAAGGCAATAAAGCCAGGCAATCAATCTCTGATGACATCTAAGAAATGAAACTTCAGCAGCCAACCTACGTCTCTCCTATAGGTTAGGGATTGGGAAAGAATTACCACATTTAAACCTAAGTATTTAGAATTGGATATATACAAGATTTATAATGTAGAcacttttattcataaatataaattatctgAAAGTAGATTTAACCATCTTGCCCTACCTTCTCCTTAGCCTGATCCTGATAAGCATGTAAAGCTAGAACCGTATCAAAATAACAGAAGAACAAAacgtctttatttttaataaaaaaaaatccctagttCACTCAAAACGCTTGATCCAAGAAATGTGAATACACAAGGGTGTAACGATGGGAAATTTCATGATTCATTCAACTTGCAGCCTAACTTTTACCTACCATTTCACTACCAACACCACTGAAGGAACCAAGAAAAGCTTTATTAATGATCACTTGGCTTGCCTCAGCTGTTGAAATGAAGCACTTTACAGTCTTTGTGGCAGCAGAATATACGTGTCCATGGTTCATATCAATGCTAAAATTCcagcagggaaaaaaatgatatgtTAAGCACCTGAATCTTCatagagggggagggggatgggaaagaaggaaaaaaagggggaaaaaaacaaccaaaataatttaagtaaatgACAGATTGGAAAACAGGGTTTATAAAATTATTCTCTTGAGTTTATAAATTGTTAAACTCAATTTATAGCTATGTTAAACTACATGAGAACCACTATACTGAAAGACCATTAAAGAGTATTAGTTTATCTTTTGGGGAGgaaaattaagaaaggaaaagtaaatgagATCTTACCTAAAGAAGTTTAACTGAAGCTTAGAACTATTTTGCTCTACACCCTCAGCTTTCGTTGGCATCCTTATAAACTACTGTAGTTAAAGCTTTGTAGAAACAGCACAGTTTCTTAAGACTGGCTGAACTTAGTAGCCGTCAAGAGTTCTCTTGTACTAGACCTGTATCCCTGAAGAGTACCTCGCTggggttatttcctttccttgcaTTGAAGAAGCAGCATCTAAAAGATCTAAAAAGGTGTTTCTCCTTGCAGAGATATCCCTTAAGTTATCTAGATAATTTAATCCTGATGAATTGCAGACAACACACTTGTATCTGACCAGCATTTATCTTACACAAATATAACAACAGCTTTGCAATGGACCTTAATTATACTACCCACTCcttaacttatttaaaataaaaagtctataATTACACAATTtcctttagaattattttattaaatcataaATGTACAACAGCTTCTTAACTCTACACAcgcacttaaattttttttaaaggaaaaacgtTATGTCTTATTACACCATGATCCTGGCTAATAGCTTTTCAAAACtttgagaaaaatcttaaaaaaggtTTCACATGTCACCTGAAACTTACAAATTTAACATTATCAAAGAAGGAATGCTTCTACACTCTTACAAAGACCACTAGAAAGAAACAACAATTAAAAAGCTAAGAAACTGTctcaaaggcattttttttttttttttacaatccttCCTCCACAGTAAGGTAATGTTATTAAATAATCCAATCCATTCACAAAATGGCTCTCTGCATCTGCTCTGGTGTCTTCTGCCATATCACTGCATATTTATGCATGACTGAGATAAGAGTTTCCTTAACATTGTTATTTCGATAACCTGAAGCTGTTCTGTTACCTCTGGGCTCTCATCCTCTCCTATTTATACAGTGAAGCCTGTTTCAACAGAagtaaagagtaaaaaaaaaataggttatgAAATTATCCATCTAACCAGATTTTAAGGAAAGATAACATGATCCTAAAAAGCTTTTAACTCCTGGCAGCTAGGTCTCCCAAGACATTAATAACGTGAAACTTAAAAGCTACTTACCCATGGTAAATAGGAAGAAGCTCAATATCGGCTTCTCCCTCCATAACCCCCACTTCCTCCACTGCCTCCTGGACCATAGTTTCCTAGAATTATTAGAACAAGAGAAAGCAAACTTATTTTGATTTCCCAAGTTCTacagttgattttattttacagCCATACACTCCCTAAAACATGCAGATCAGAGACCATACTTGTTTCTAGTTAGCATCATTAACTCAAGATTAAATTATCCAGATTCAcagatttttcaattttttcctttaaacttgaaaacattttactACTGCTTCTCCTTTAGAGGGCTCTCTTCCATGatcatttaaatgattttttaagaaaGTATACCCAGCATAAACATAAGGAATCTATTTCTGTCCCACTAACAACTCTCAATGATGATTTGAACGAAAAGTTCAGATTTACTAAATTAGCTTTCTAAGAGTCATACAAAATTTACACCACTTGCAATATGCTCAGCAATTTTATCTGGCTTTTTCTTAATCAGCCAAAGCCACTGAAAACATCTAATCCACTTCACTAACCCCgaaatattttatatcactgAACATCCCACCACAACAATCCCCCCCCAGTgatgttacatttttcttttcccaaaaatTTACTCTCAATAACACTGTATTTGATGGGAAGTGTTACCCAAGCATAAATAAACTTGAAAGTTATCTTTCTTCAAAGTCATGGAACACTTAATATTTTCATCACAAATTTGAAAAATCTAATAAATTACCTCCACCATATGGTCCTCCCATGTTTCTGCTACCACCAAAGTTTCCACTCTTCATTGGACCGTAGTTAGAAGGTTGCTGGTTATAATTTCCAAAATCATTATAATTTCCACTTCCATAATTTCCTgtaaaaaatttggaaatttctgTACAATAAACCCCGTAACACAACCAAATATTAAAACCAGTGGTACATGCTAAGTACTTAAAATTCCCACAGAAACAAATCAGAATAAATGCAAAACACCTATCTAcaattctacatttttttaaaaagacaaccatcaacaacaatgaaatgaaaaatctcaCGTGTTGAAAATCATTAATTCCAATCCAAATTCCCACATAAAGATGCAGGTGAATTTATTACCTCCTCCATAGTTGTCATAACCACCTCCGTAGCCCCCACCCTGGTTGCCATATCCAGGTCCTCCACCACCatatcctcctcttcctcctccataaCCAGGGCTACCTCCAAAATTGCCACCTATTATAAAATAAGCCTTTAAgtaattacttaatattttcaatgCCATTTGAACACCCACTTCCAGCTTTCCAAAACACGTATTTTTTAAGTAAGATATTCGTTCTACAAAATCTCTAAAATCCTCAAGGGCAGATTCTAATATCCATCCTTGGTAAacggttgggggtggggagtgccTACCCACTAACAACTGGATAAAACCTTTAGAAACAAATACCTGTAATGCCACAGGTCTCCCCTAAAACTAAAGACACATCATGGATTCTCTGGAAGGTATCCTGAAATCctatttatgttttgtgtaaGGTTGTAGGTGGGGTGGGGCAGACAAGATGTGTAGACTAATGGAACAAAGTAGAAGTACCACATCTTCCTGCTGGTCCAAAAGATTATGTTCCCAACTCATGTTTCCTTGTGAATTACCATGTCTCTTAAATAAAATGCCCACCACCCTTCTCCTGAGTAGAAATGGGGGGGAGGACCAGAAATTAGCAAACTTGCACATGTAATTAAACTTAAACTGGTATTCTCAGATTGCTTGCAATAAGTACAAAAACTCATCTTTCTCAAACCAAATCAATATTTGGATTTCAAAGCAATATTGGAAATAGTGAGATTTATGTGACTCCTAAGTCATGCCTAATGAGATCAAAACCAGAAATAAGGCCTATTATTTTAGATCAGTTTTAAATGTCTTGTTCCTTTCTATTAAGACATTTGTCAGCAAGTATCACTCTTTTCTGTACTTCAACAAAACATACCACTTGATAAATTTAACAGTGGCTCACCACCTTAGCTAGACACAGAAGCACACTTGTGTATGTTTTGGAAAAGTTCCTTCGGGGACTTTTGGAACATTATCCTCCTGGACTCATCTTGGTAAGAGCTAAGACAACACAGGGCTCTTATATACATTCCCCTTACATGTTGATCTTGCTCGTAACCACTTTTCTATACTTTTTCAGGAAAACAGTATACAAAATATCACATCTATCTCCAATTCTCTTGCTTGAAAAACAACAGGACAGCTTTAAACagcatttttaaattctcatttaatATCTACCCAATTGATTTTGCAAAAGTACAAACACCTACAaaccatatttttccttttataatttacaACAAGATGCAAAACAGAACCATTATCACCTAATCCCTTTACAAAAgataaaacattaagaaaaatttcaTGTATACACTCAAAAACGGACAACACAGTGTGATTAAACCTCAAGACGCGTAGAAGAAACTGACCTCCAGGTCCTCCTCCATACCCATTATAGCCATCCCCAAATCCACGACCACTTCCATATCCATCTGTTATGGGCAGGAAAAAGAAGATTATTTTCCTGTGGTTCATGCCACTCAATTCCTTACCCTCCCTTCCTCCACGTTATCTATTAGTATCTATGAATAAGAATTATTAGGAACCCATTCCCCTTAAGCTGTACACTGGTGTTACTGTATATTTTATGCTGTATTTTAGTGTTAAAAATACACtaaagtatgattccatttcatcATCAGGATAACTGCCTGATTTGGGGCTTGCACTTGGCAAACCTCCACTTAAGATATtcatttatgaaaagaaatgacaatggacAGGGGCAGTATTTCTGTTGGCACCCCACTACTTTAATTCAGATTAACCTACATATAAAgcccaaagcaaaaaacaaagacacagacctcttCAAACCTACACATATAAGCCTCTACAGTATTTCCACCGACTATTCAGGAATACCTCATAAATTTAAGATGGCTGCACTATCTTAACTTTTCCAGAAACTGAAAACCATAAAGGATCTATGCAATTATTTGCCCTTGACTATAACTACAggacttttaaaatgttacctcTTGCCTAGCCAAATCAGAATATCCCATCAGGACAGAACCTACATTAGACCTtaagaataactttttaaaaatcaggctgGATTTCCTAGATTCTAATTAAAACTCACTCATAGTTTTCAAGCACATTCACCCTTCTAAACTTAGAAGACGGACTTACCAGATCCTCCTCTGAAGTTACTTCCTGGTCCTGGTCCAAAATTTCCACCACCACCACGAGAATCTCCAAAACCAAAGTTGCCTACAATAAATACCCTGGTTAGTAACAAACACTTATACAaataaatcttaagaaaaaaatggaattgaaGTTACCTCCTCTTCCACTTCTAGAACTTTGGACTTCCTGCATTTCTTGTCTAGATAAAGCCTTCCTTACTTCTGCATTATGACCATTGATAGTATGGTATTTCTGCACTGGAATGAAAAGTTCAGAGTCCATTAAGTCAGCATCCTATAATATTAGCCAAGTTACAAGTTAAACTTTACTTTAACAAAGTTTTAGGTGTTAACATACTCAAaacttaaaatgtgaaaaagcCACACCCCTAGCACTTATGGACACTTACACACAATCTTATCCACAGGATCATGGTCATCAAAAGTAACAAACCCAAAGCCTCTTTTCTTTCCAGACTGCCTATCGGTAATTATCTCAATGGTATCAATTTTTCCATATTCCTCAAAGTAATCTCTAAGATGATGTTCCTCAGTATCTTCTTTAATTCCACCTACAAACAGCTTCTTCACAGTTACATGAGCCCCTGGCTTTCCAGattcctgaaacagaaaaaatcaTCCTGACTGAAGAAACCACAAACATAAACAAAGGCACACTATCTGAGTAACACACATGGCTTCTACCCTAT is a genomic window of Delphinus delphis chromosome 9, mDelDel1.2, whole genome shotgun sequence containing:
- the HNRNPA2B1 gene encoding heterogeneous nuclear ribonucleoproteins A2/B1 isoform X1, giving the protein MEKTLETVPLERKKREKEQFRKLFIGGLSFETTEESLRNYYEQWGKLTDCVVMRDPASKRSRGFGFVTFSSMAEVDAAMAARPHSIDGRVVEPKRAVAREESGKPGAHVTVKKLFVGGIKEDTEEHHLRDYFEEYGKIDTIEIITDRQSGKKRGFGFVTFDDHDPVDKIVLQKYHTINGHNAEVRKALSRQEMQEVQSSRSGRGGNFGFGDSRGGGGNFGPGPGSNFRGGSDGYGSGRGFGDGYNGYGGGPGGGNFGGSPGYGGGRGGYGGGGPGYGNQGGGYGGGYDNYGGGNYGSGNYNDFGNYNQQPSNYGPMKSGNFGGSRNMGGPYGGGNYGPGGSGGSGGYGGRSRY
- the HNRNPA2B1 gene encoding heterogeneous nuclear ribonucleoproteins A2/B1 isoform X5, with product MEKTLETVPLERKKREKEQFRKLFIGGLSFETTEESLRNYYEQWGKLTDCVVMRDPASKRSRGFGFVTFSSMAEVDAAMAARPHSIDGRVVEPKRAVAREESGKPGAHVTVKKLFVGGIKEDTEEHHLRDYFEEYGKIDTIEIITDRQSGKKRGFGFVTFDDHDPVDKIVLQKYHTINGHNAEVRKALSRQEMQEVQSSRSGRGGNFGFGDSRGGGGNFGPGPGSNFRGGSDGYGSGRGFGDGYNGYGGGPGGNYGSGNYNDFGNYNQQPSNYGPMKSGNFGGSRNMGGPYGGGFTV
- the HNRNPA2B1 gene encoding heterogeneous nuclear ribonucleoproteins A2/B1 isoform X2 yields the protein MEREKEQFRKLFIGGLSFETTEESLRNYYEQWGKLTDCVVMRDPASKRSRGFGFVTFSSMAEVDAAMAARPHSIDGRVVEPKRAVAREESGKPGAHVTVKKLFVGGIKEDTEEHHLRDYFEEYGKIDTIEIITDRQSGKKRGFGFVTFDDHDPVDKIVLQKYHTINGHNAEVRKALSRQEMQEVQSSRSGRGGNFGFGDSRGGGGNFGPGPGSNFRGGSDGYGSGRGFGDGYNGYGGGPGGGNFGGSPGYGGGRGGYGGGGPGYGNQGGGYGGGYDNYGGGNYGSGNYNDFGNYNQQPSNYGPMKSGNFGGSRNMGGPYGGGNYGPGGSGGSGGYGGRSRY
- the HNRNPA2B1 gene encoding heterogeneous nuclear ribonucleoproteins A2/B1 isoform X3; this translates as MEKTLETVPLERKKREKEQFRKLFIGGLSFETTEESLRNYYEQWGKLTDCVVMRDPASKRSRGFGFVTFSSMAEVDAAMAARPHSIDGRVVEPKRAVAREESGKPGAHVTVKKLFVGGIKEDTEEHHLRDYFEEYGKIDTIEIITDRQSGKKRGFGFVTFDDHDPVDKIVLQKYHTINGHNAEVRKALSRQEMQEVQSSRSGRGGNFGFGDSRGGGGNFGPGPGSNFRGGSDGYGSGRGFGDGYNGYGGGPGGGNFGGSPGYGGGRGGYGGGGPGYGNQGGGYGGGYDNYGGGNYGSGNYNDFGNYNQQPSNYGPMKSGNFGGSRNMGGPYGGGFTV
- the HNRNPA2B1 gene encoding heterogeneous nuclear ribonucleoproteins A2/B1 isoform X4, with translation MEKTLETVPLERKKREKEQFRKLFIGGLSFETTEESLRNYYEQWGKLTDCVVMRDPASKRSRGFGFVTFSSMAEVDAAMAARPHSIDGRVVEPKRAVAREESGKPGAHVTVKKLFVGGIKEDTEEHHLRDYFEEYGKIDTIEIITDRQSGKKRGFGFVTFDDHDPVDKIVLQKYHTINGHNAEVRKALSRQEMQEVQSSRSGRGGNFGFGDSRGGGGNFGPGPGSNFRGGSDGYGSGRGFGDGYNGYGGGPGGNYGSGNYNDFGNYNQQPSNYGPMKSGNFGGSRNMGGPYGGGNYGPGGSGGSGGYGGRSRY